One window of Methylococcus sp. EFPC2 genomic DNA carries:
- the ybgC gene encoding tol-pal system-associated acyl-CoA thioesterase, producing MADTAPSETRFFWPVRVYYEDTDAGGVVYYANYLRFFERARTERLREIGFEQDELRERSGVLFAVRSVQAEYLKPARFNDALRVSAEISELRRASISFSQQILRGDELICEAAIRIACLTDGELKPTAIPDDLMQRIKDVL from the coding sequence ATGGCCGATACGGCACCATCGGAAACACGTTTTTTCTGGCCGGTACGGGTGTATTACGAAGACACCGATGCCGGCGGCGTGGTTTACTACGCCAACTATCTCCGCTTCTTCGAACGCGCCCGCACCGAACGCCTGCGCGAGATCGGCTTCGAGCAGGACGAGTTGCGCGAACGGTCCGGCGTGCTGTTCGCCGTGCGCTCGGTGCAGGCGGAATATCTCAAGCCGGCCCGCTTCAACGATGCCTTGCGCGTCAGCGCCGAAATCAGCGAACTGCGGCGGGCCAGTATCAGCTTCAGTCAGCAAATTCTGCGCGGTGACGAGCTGATCTGCGAGGCCGCGATTCGCATCGCCTGTCTGACCGACGGCGAACTGAAACCCACCGCCATTCCCGACGACTTAATGCAACGGATCAAAGATGTCCTCTGA